Part of the Rhodococcus sp. OK302 genome is shown below.
CATGACGCCTCGCTTGGATCCTGCGTTGTGGCCCATCAGCACTCGCCACGATCAGAGCGGCCGCATCTGCATCGGCGACGTAGCCCTCGAAGATATCGCCGACCAATACGGCACTCCCACCTACGTCATCGACGAGTCCGATGTGCGGCACCGTTGCCGTACTTATCGGGAAATCTTCCCCGACTCCGAGATCGTGTACGCCGGCAAGGCCCTGATGATTCGAGCGATGGCCAAGTGGGTGTCCGAGGAGGGGCTCGGCGTAGGCGTCTGCTCTGCCGGCGAGCTGTCCATTGCCATCGCTGCGGGTGTCCAACCATCCCGAATTATCTTGCACAGCAATACAAAAACTGCCTCGGAGCTCAGAACTGCCGCCAACGCCGGCGTGGGCCGGATCGTCATCGACTCACCCAGCGAAGCTGCACTACTCGCATCCGTGTGTACTCGTTCGCAGAAAGTACTGATCCACGTAACTCCCGGCGCAGACACGGAATTCGAGGACACCGTTGCGACAGTAAAAAACGCAACGCATCTCCACTTGATCGGTCTGCACTGTCAACTCGGTTCTCACATCACCGATCCCGAACGCTTCCGCAGCGCCATAGGCACCATGATCGGACAGATGGCCGACATCCGCCGCGCTCACACCATGATCCTCACCGAACTCGATCTCGGTGGCGGACACGGCATTGCATACTTACCCGGCGACGCGCAGCTCGATCTCACCCGATTGGCCCGAGTCATCGACGAGTCCCTCGACGACGCCTGCATACGCAACAGGTTTCCCCGCCCGAAGATCGTACTCGAGCCCGGACGGGCCATCGCTGCGCGCGCCGGCGTGACCCTGCATCGGGCACAGAGCACCAAAACCATCAGCGACGGAAGATCATTCGTATCCGTCGGCGCCCGGCTCCCCGCAGATCTGCGCGAAGGCGATCTGGTGGGAGTCCCTGGTACCGGTGCCTATCACCACAGCATGACGTCGACAAACGACAACGTGTGCCGCCCACCCGTGATCGCGGTGCTCGGCGGCGTCGCACGTCCGTTGATCCGGCGCGAGTCGATGGACGACCTACTCGCTCGCGAGGTCGGAATGTGACCTCGCGAGCGAGCTGACATCAGCGCCGGCGTCGACTTCCGGTACCGAAGATGCTCCGCGAAATCTCGCGCCCGGCAGCCGATGCCGCCGATCGAAGGAAACTCTTCACCGCCG
Proteins encoded:
- a CDS encoding diaminopimelate decarboxylase family protein, with amino-acid sequence MTLLEIFPSLRGAMTPRLDPALWPISTRHDQSGRICIGDVALEDIADQYGTPTYVIDESDVRHRCRTYREIFPDSEIVYAGKALMIRAMAKWVSEEGLGVGVCSAGELSIAIAAGVQPSRIILHSNTKTASELRTAANAGVGRIVIDSPSEAALLASVCTRSQKVLIHVTPGADTEFEDTVATVKNATHLHLIGLHCQLGSHITDPERFRSAIGTMIGQMADIRRAHTMILTELDLGGGHGIAYLPGDAQLDLTRLARVIDESLDDACIRNRFPRPKIVLEPGRAIAARAGVTLHRAQSTKTISDGRSFVSVGARLPADLREGDLVGVPGTGAYHHSMTSTNDNVCRPPVIAVLGGVARPLIRRESMDDLLAREVGM